The Grus americana isolate bGruAme1 chromosome 27 unlocalized genomic scaffold, bGruAme1.mat SUPER_27_unloc_1, whole genome shotgun sequence genome segment tctttttctttctgatctcagcagaatatttccttctcacagtcatgtcctatgaccgctacgttgccatctgcaaacccctgcactacgggaccctcctgggcagcagagcttgtgtccacatggcagcagctgcctggggcagtgggtttctcaatgctgtgctgcacacggccaatacattttctataccactctgccagggcaatgccctggaccagttcttctgtgacaTCCCACAAATCCTtaagctctcctgctcagatgcctacctcagggaagttgggcttcttatattaagctgttttttaggttttgggtgttttcttttcattgtgctgtcctatgtgcagatcttcagggccgtgctgaggatcccctctgagcagggacggcacaaagccttttccacgtgcctccctcacctggccgtggtctccctgtttgtcacCACTGTCATATTTTCTCACCTAAAgccccccctccatctcctccccatgcctggacctggtggtggcagttctgtactcgcTGGTGCCTCCATCAGCGAACCCcatcatctacagcatgaggaaccaggagctcaagcaGGCCATTAGGAAAGTGATTTCATGGATGTTTCTCATGAAAAATTTATCTCAGTTATGATATACTTCCCATCTCTCTTTCACAAGTGACTGCCAGGGTAACCAATATCAGGCCTTTACTTGGTTTCTTTGTTTATCATTATCCTCAGAGTTatctgtttgttcatttgtgtCTATTTTGTTCCTAATGAAATGTTCAGATTCATCTCAGTTCTACTGAGGAATGAACTTGCTCTGCCTCACTTGTATAAAAGGGTTGTCTGACCCTGGGACTCTCTCATCGCACCTCTGTAATAAAGTGGCATCTCCTCAATGCAGTTCCTCACGATTGAGCTGTTCTTCCAAAGCTGATGTCAACATCAGACCCAAGGAATTTCACCCCCAAAGGGCGTGTTTCTCCCTGCgttttggagagaaaagctCACTGTCACTTTGGGAGCTGTTAGAGATCGAGGGGTGGAATTTGGACTCAACCATTGGTGTGTGGTGAGAATGGGGATGGTGAGTGGTCTCTAGAGGTACATGCCCAGGGCTATCCCACATGTGACAGTGCAGAGGACATCCCCCCAGAGGGGaatctgcagctgcctgcagatcTCTGTGGTGGGCAGTGGCTGGACCCACCCCAAGGTGAGCGATTGCCCGAGCTGCATTCACCCAAAGAATCCTGGTAtctgcaaggaaacaaagacaGAGATGACCAGTAACAGACCAACTCCTGATTTGGCTTTGCatgtgtgcgcagcttttgctttacctgtgaaaCTGCCTTCATCTCACCCCACGAGTTcactcacttttaccctttggattcttcttccccatcctgctgggagggagggagcgagtgagcagctgtgtggggctgagctgcctaccGGGTTACACCACACCACCAGGACATGTTCTTGGGACAACCTCCCCCACCCATCTGCCAGCTCTTACCCCACAAGTCACTCCCAGACAAAGCtcctcagctggggctgagctggaggacTGGGGTCCAGCTGTGACCAGAGAGAGGACAAGGCTTCTCCTGGGTCCTCTGCAGCCTTTGTGATCCCCACAGATCAAGGTAGCATGCAGAGGAGAACCTGGCAACATGCAGACCATGCCCATGCCCATGAGGGCCCTCCAGAAGAGTCCCTCAGTCTAAATGTCCAGCCTGGCTTGCTTTTGCATgaagagacagaggagaaaCTGCCCCAGGAGCCTCCTGCCAGACCCCTCTCCTCATGTCACCTTTCCAGCCCTGGCCATTCACCATGGTCCTTGGGAGGGCTGACCTTTGCCATGTCCTGCGGGGCTCAGTGGCCGTGTCGCTAGGAGAGGCAGTCCTGCCCAGCCTCTGTCCTGGCCCAGAGCCCTGCAgagtgcagagcagggctgattGGGAACCAGCACCTGGGACACAGCTcagcctgggcaggggcagggtgctgggggaggctgcCCAAGCAGGAGGGCCACTGGGGGCTGGGGCACTGCGAGCTGCTGTGGGGGATGATGCCAAGGGAGACTTTTCTCCACCACTGAACACCCCTTGCCCCAGGGGATGTGCGCAGCAGGGCCGTGGGGCCATGTGTGGGGCTGCATCTGCCCAGGGGAGGGAATGCCCACAGCAGACACAATGCTCCAGGGAGCTCCCACACTGCTGGGACCTCAGAATTAaccccagcccccagccaggcagggctcTCGCCCTTCTTACTGCGATGGTGCCAGTGGACATGTGCTGGCTCAGGAGAAAGCACTGACCAATCTGATTGACCTCTCAAGTtctccctgctcagagcagaccACGGGGCTAGAGACCTCCATAGGTCCCTTCCCAGCCAAACCTCTGTAGGGAGAGGGGATAAGCAGTGGAGGTGAGGGTAGTGTGTTGAGGCATTGCTGGCATTTTTAATCCCTGGCTAAGTCTGTCCTCGGGATTATGCATTGAATGACTTCATCCTCAAAAGGAGGCTCTGCTCCATGGGCACCAGGAGTCAAACCAGCACTGGGCTACCACCAAAACGGCTTCACTCCGTGCAAACTGTGTCTGACAAATTTTGTGGCCTTTAACGATGATGTTagagcattggtggataagggaagagtgacagacatcatctacctggacttgtgcaaagcatctgaCACTATCCCGCATAAAGTCCTGGTGTCTAAATGGGAGAGATGTGGATTTGAGGGAGgaaccacttggtggataaggaattggttggattGTTGCACTCAaggagttgtggtcaacagctccacatccaagtggagatcagtgacgagtgacGTTCCTTGGGGGTcggactggtgctgtttaacattgTTGTGggtgacatagacagtgggatcgagtgcaccctcagcaagtttgccgacgacaccaagctgtgtggtgtggttgacacactggaggtagggatgccatccagagggaccttgacaggctggagaggtgtgcccgtgtgaaccacatgtagttcaacaaggccaaatgcgaggtcctgcacgtgggtcggggcaatcccaagcacgactataggctggttgaggaatggattgagagcagccctgaggagaaggacttgcgGGTATTTATTGATgaaaagctgaacatgagctggcagcgtgcacctgcagcccagaaagccaaccctgtcctgggctgcatcaaaagcagcgtgaccagcaggtcgagggaggggactcTGCCACTCTTCTCTggtctcatgagaccccacctgcagtactgcgtccagctctggggtccccagtacaagacagacatggagctgttggtgtgagtccagaggaggccacaacgatgatcagagggctggagcacctctcctatgaagacaggctgagagagttggggtggttcaccctggagaagagaaggctccggggagaccttatagcagccttccagtacctgaatgggGCTACAGGAAGGACTGAGAAGGACTcctttatcagggagtgtggtgataggacaaggggtaatggctttaaactgaaggagtgTAGAtgtagattagatattaggaagaaattcttccctgtgagggtgatgagttactggcacaggttgcccagaaaagttgtggatgccccatccctggaagtgttccaggccaggttggatggggctttgagcaacgttgtctagtggaagatgtccctgcccctgTCAGGGAGGTTAAAACTGGATGATGTTTAAGTTAAttacacattgtctctgccgctcctttctcctcagggggaggagtCCTCACACCTTTCCCCAGTGGGGGGTCCCTCCCccaggagacagtcctccatgaacttcttcaacatgagtccttcccacgggctgcagttctttacAAACTGCTCCACCGCGGGTCCCTTCCACAgtgtgcagtccttcaggaacagactgctccagcgtgggtcccccacggggtcacaagtcctgccaacaaacctgctccagcgtgggctcctctctccacgaagccacaggtcctgccagaagccagctctggtgtgggcttcccacagggtcacagcctcctttgggaGCATCCActtgctccggcgtggggtcctccatgggctgcaggtggatatctgctctacgatcaacctccatgggctgcagggggacagcctgcctcaccatggtgCTCCCCACGAGCTGCAGGGGattctctgctctggcacctggagtacctcctccccctccttcttcactgaccttgctgtctgcagagttgttcctctcacatattctaACACctgtctctggctgcaattgctcctggtgtttggggttttttttcttcttttccctttttaaataagTCATgacagaggtgctaccaccgtcgctgattggctcagccttggccagcagcatgtccgtcttggagccagttGCACTGATtctattggacatgggggaagcttctaacagcttctcacagaagccatccctatagccccccatccataacaaaaccttgccatgcaaaccgCTGTCCCTGCTTTTACTTGTTTTGTAACCcatttggtgttttggaggTGGTGTTCATGGAATTTCCTACATGGATCTGAAgagccctgcaactcctcatgctcaTCATGAAAAAGGCCACCTGCATACAGGTCTGCATTAGGACGACCATGGCCACCCAGACCATCCTGAGACTGGTTGAAGTGtgctttcagagatggtggagtttttcTCAACATTGGAAAGCAGCAcgagaaagaaataatggcacAAAGTAAAGCTTTGGAAGTTGAGACTGGATAGGAAGGTTTCATGTCACTTTGAGTTAATGAAACATCATTccaagtgcagtgctgtggtacaagaggccacccagaaagagtctggattagccaaagctttgtatttcaatgAACAGCccatgaggatggagagatatcagtaagggtaggaagatgctcaagtgaGAGCAAGGTTGGCAAGCACAGTGGATGTCCACAGCCTTcagggaaacagatgcaggcATAGGACACCACAGGACaacctgtggtggagatggtcaaggAAGCTGACAAAGTTGAAAGCCCCCGACAGAGCTGAGGTCTTTCTCCCATTGGCCGTGGCTGTTGTCTGGGTCAGCAAGGCCTACCAGGAGACACCTAATCCTGACAGCATGagggcctcatggcctccttgTCTCCACTCAAAGGCCTGGGAGGTGTCGTACCATTGTCCTGCACTTGGCATTGCATGTCCCCACAAtaccctgccccaggaagagacCTGAGACACGTGTGTGTGGATCAGGACCTCCCTTCCAAGGGGATGGGGGCCCTTGGGCTTGGCCCTTTGatgaaacacacccaggattactcagcatcagagccaccttgccattgcctttgcctacctgtcatcactgcctccacttgcctgctctaaccagccccagagttgctttgtcagggatggccctcagggggacccattaatgctccaagaaactgtggagtttgcatcggactgtgacttctggagaggtttcatcagcttcctctcagggtctgagcttcatggactcatccccaaacccaccagaggggtcattaacatgccgccttgggctgggcctctgctgctggtctcctgggacaaagggagctcatggcaagtgggctgtgctgcagagggacatctctggccaggagcagctcctctgcagagcacagcagggctgagggctctgcctgcaagcaccgaggggagaacagcgaggcagagagagcttaaaggcagttggaaatgggaggcttgctgagagctcagggaaggagaaatcttcagagcccttgacacggtaagtctctgggtgcagggcaatgcagctgtagttcctggaggcatctcctcaagctggcagagcccacagctcctgggatgtgctaggtggactccctgtgcagaggcaagtttgagtggctgtgaatgcaggtgtgcaggcaggggtgcccagttgtgtccttcagagcagggacagggaggagagctgTGGACAGAGcaacagctcctggcagggacagctccaggcagcagagacatgggcagggagtgggaggaaactgcagccaagccctgggctaggctgccttcaggctgctctcttgtggtccctcactctagatgtctgctgggcgttgtctgctgagcaatgagctgactctgcctttaggacatcccatcttcaggacatcggactgtctgctttgcctgtgctgctgggcttgggagctgccccagaagggcatggctgtgctgtaggatcccagggagtgctgagctttcccttggaggtcagttctctcctctcagaggcctttgcttctctgagaggggctgtgtccttcttaatcacaactccacctctgaGCTGGGAAAGTGaacagtttgcagatctgccctttgaaacaggactcctctgctctccttagAGTCTTTTTTTGGGCTATTTTTTAGAGAGTAATTTATGTTTGTCGACAACGTCAAGGCAACAGAATCAATTTCATTAGCAGTCTAGTGGACAcctcagctctcctgactctgcactaagctacaaagaccTGAGCCCTTTTGCCTGAACTGTCTCAAGACTCTTCCCGTTTTCCatgataaaatgtgtatttctaaccctcagaggaaaaatcccCAGAGGTGATggtcaaaaataaaaaccacagataACATTCCTATAAGGACATGCTAAGAATCTCTTGTGTATCCCGCACTTTTCCAAAtcatgagtgcagagatttaatttctccattgAAGGTGGATTACAGCTGACATCGCTTGTCTTCAttggaggtgtcacaaaccagctccatgtacccactgcagctgagcacagctgactcctcagctcctcaccacacactcagccagcacaaaccagagaaaggaaaagcatttcgAATAGGGattatttctatgaaaaatggagtggctttgcttaGAGGAAGATGTCCTAACTTTTCCCCgtcctttgcttttttgaacCAGCCCCCATGCCAAGAAATAGCacatgtccaacagcagctccatcactgagttcctcctcctggcattggcagacacacgggagctgcagctcttgcacttctggctcttcctgggcatctacctggctgctctcctgggcaatggcctcatcatcactgccatagcctgcgaccaccacctccgcacccccatgtacttcttcctcctcaacctctccctcctcgacctgggctccatctccaccactgtgcccaaatccatggccaattccctctgggacaccaggaccatctcctacacaggatgtgctgctcaggtctttttcttttactttctgatctcagcagaaTATTCCCTCCTCACCGTCttggcctatgaccgctacgttgccatctgcctacccctgcactacgggaccctcctgggcagcagagcttgtgtccacatggcagcagctgcctggggcagtgggtttctctatgctgtgctgcacacggccaatacattttcaattCCTCTCTGCCAGGGTAATGCCCTGGACCAATTCTTCTGTGAactcccccagatcctcaagctctcctgctcaggctcctacctcagggaagttgggcttcttatattaagctgttttttaggttttgggtgttttgttttcattgtgctgtcctatgtgcagatcttcagggctttgttgaggatcccctctgagcagggacggcacaaagccttttccacgtgcctccctcacctggctgtggtctccctgtttatcagcactgccatatttgctcacctgaagcctgcttccatctcctccccatccctggacctggtggtggcagttctgtactcggtggtgcctccagcattGAACCCcatcatctacagcatgaggaaccaggagctcaagaaTGCCTTGAGGACACTAATCTAATGGACCTTGAACCACCAAtagtaatttgtctccccttcttcGCAAAGTTCCAAGAGTATATTTTAGGCCAGTACtctgggtttttatttctctcataaTCATAGTTAGAGGTAATTGCTTGGGTTCATAGCACTTCTcttgaggctctgtcctgttgtgtctgatcctttacgaatgtcctggttctggcaaggacagagttaatttcacaaggagccaggacaggtgacccaagctggccgggggctattccataccatgtgacatcatgctcaccataaaaggggggctagtcgggcagtgGGGGGGTGGCGCGGTTTTCGGCACGGTTCTGGAATGGGCTGAGCTTCTAGTGGGTCGGtggttggatcggtaaattgttctctgttatcacccattgtgaatatctgttatcagtgctgttgttgattgttttccctctcccttgctgtcccagtaaactgcccttatcccaatccTCGAGGCTTTgcccttgtttttctgttctctccacatcctgccgggggaggggtgagcgagcagcgcgtggtgcttagctgccggctgggcctaaaccacgtcatcAGGAGAAACTTGTCATCTgtttgctggagcagctgggaagtATCGACCTCACTACGGGATGGACAACAGGGTAGTAACAACTGCAGGATTTTATGGGCAGGAGCACTGAAGGGCAGAGCACAAGTACTGAGCGCTGAGTAGAGCTCAGTACCACTGGTCTCTAAGGACAGCCTCCTGCAACAGCCCATAAGGATATTCAGTTGACTCTCTCAAAGGAGCTCAGTGGCACCAAGATGAGATGTTACTACTgaagttaaagaagaaacaaagacagtgcagggctgctgcagaactTAGCAAGAGCAGGTGTAAATAGGTCTGAGATGCTCTATGTTGCCTTTGGCTCAGTCTTCATCAGCAAGGTCTCCCAGGCCCTTGCACCTTGAAGCAGAACCCATGGAGAACAACCATCAGTGGGTGGGGATGAAATCTAGGGTCACTTGATCAAACTCAACCCTTGCCAGTCCATGAGATGGGAGGGACTTCACCcaaggatgctgagagagcaggcCAAAGTCACGGGGACACTGCCTCATCTCATATTGGACAGGTGATCAGTTTAGCAGAAGCCATTCAGCTGGTACACACCAGAGGATCTGCTAACCTTCCTGGTCCTGCCCAAACAAAGCCTGCGCATACTGTGGGAGGAGGTAAGGTCCCCATAGCGCAcacagggagctggctggggaaggcagtgTGGGCTGCTCCTCCCCTGGGAACAAGCAAGCCCATCTGTGAGATTGTCTTGGCTCAAGGACCTGGCTGTACTCGGTGGGTAATGTGGAAGGATGGGAGATCTGGTGTGTACCTCAAGGAGATCTAACCTTGGGGGAAAATCCTCCATGATGTGAGTTGCATGTGCTAGGAAGCAAGGCAGCAGGAACCACTTGAACCAACAGCGGGCAATCCTCACGAGGAATGGGGCGAGTACTTCACCTGTCCTGAGTGATCACCTTGGCAGATGGGACCCAAGTCATTGACACgtgtgggggtggagggagtgGGCCTGGAATGAGTGAACAATATCAGCGTGTGTCAAGGAACAGGGTGTAGTGGTTAATGAGGATGTGTAAACCTGACTGTTGGAAGTAAAGATGGTTTAAGTACGGAGTACAAGTTGTAAGTGTTGGTAAGAGGGGATTGTGGGAacgagaaagagagagaatggaaaGGCTCGAGTAGGGTGTAGAAATGCAACAACACAGGAATTGGGCGATTGTGTACATCCTGAATGTGTACACTCAGGTGTATCAGTCAAcgtgggacctgagcatgacgGAAATGCTGTGGAATAAGGGTGCGGATTGTACTGGGACTAGGTGGGATGgggttaattttcctcatagcagCTCATATGGTGCTTTGCATTGGTGGCCCAAACAGTGGTGATAACACACCCatattttagctattgctgagcagtgtgtgcacagtgtcaaggccttctctgttccAATGAGTAGTTTGGAGTTCTTGACAGTGGAAGAGCAGGGCCAAGCATTTTGCTCTGTATGGGTTTCAACATCCACTTTTTTTAGTAG includes the following:
- the LOC129200065 gene encoding olfactory receptor 14A16-like, whose amino-acid sequence is MSNSSSITEFLLLALADTRELQLLHFWLFLGIYLAALLGNGLIITAIACDHHLRTPMYFFLLNLSLLDLGSISTTVPKSMANSLWDTRTISYTGCAAQVFFFYFLISAEYSLLTVLAYDRYVAICLPLHYGTLLGSRACVHMAAAAWGSGFLYAVLHTANTFSIPLCQGNALDQFFCELPQILKLSCSGSYLREVGLLILSCFLGFGCFVFIVLSYVQIFRALLRIPSEQGRHKAFSTCLPHLAVVSLFISTAIFAHLKPASISSPSLDLVVAVLYSVVPPALNPIIYSMRNQELKNALRTLI